From the genome of Penaeus monodon isolate SGIC_2016 chromosome 11, NSTDA_Pmon_1, whole genome shotgun sequence:
gcaagaaacaacaacaacaacagcaacaacaacaacaacaacaacaacaacaacaacaacaacaacaacaacaacaacaacaataacaacaacaaccctcCCGCCGCCGCCCCTCTCCCGCTCGAAGCGTCTCGAggatttcccctttatttctgaGTGCTTGCTTTTGGCCTGCttctttggtgtttgtttttggccTGTTTATTTGGTGTTtgcgtttgtcttttgtttattttggtttgttcttgtcctttgtttatttgttgttttttgtcctttgtttatttgttgttttttgtcctttgtttatttgtttttgtcttttatttagaTGTTAATTTTGTccttagtttatattttttatgtttgtttttatttatttgtgtgttcgtgtgttcatTTCACTGTATGTAAGTGTCCGATGAAGTTCAAACAGGAtcgataactttatatatatattcctaatatagttattattttgcgAAGAAATGAAAAGCGATTATAAATATGGATAATTTTTCCTAACAAGATGAGAGGGCGATGGCCTGCCCCGCTTTCAGGTTTGCAGACTTATACTCGGGTGTTAATTGATCCTNNNNNNNNNNNNNNNNNNNNNNNNNNNNNNNNNNNNNNNNNNNNNNNNNNNNNNNNNNNNNNNNNNNNNNNNNNNNNNNNNNNNNNNNNNNNNNNNNNNNttcccctccctccctccttcccaacccctccccctccccctccttcccaacccctccccctccccctccttcccaacccctcccctccttcccaacctTCCCCTCATAACACCTGCGTCATTCACCTGGCCTCGTCACACCTCGTCATTCAACGATATGACGTTCATTCATCATTCCCCTCTCGTTTCCTATCCCTCACTCACTTTCCTTCTTTcgatttcccttttcgttttgttttttcttttctcgggcGGCGCATCAACCACGCCAAACCAGCACGATTTTTgacacccgcccgcccgcccgcccgcccgcccgcccgcccgcccgcccgcccgcccgcccgctcgcGTCCGCCACACAGTCCAACCCCATCCCAGCCAAAGTAAGCCAAGCCATGCCACCCCAATGCGTCCTGAGCCCGAGCTGACTCCGGGATCCACTCCAGCCAACTCCCGACTCGACGGCGCACCCGATCTCACTCCACCCAACCTAAATTCAACCCAAACTCAACTCTCTCGCTCCACCCAACCCACGCCCAACCTAAAGGAATCCAACCCAACCTCCAGGTAGAACCCACTCCGCAGAGGAGCCCACCCACACCTAACCCTTATCCTAAACGCAAGGCAACCGAACCCACCCACAGCAGGCCGACCACAAACCGGGCTCAAAACTCAACCAAAGTCAACCAAAGACCCGGGCCATTTCCCTCCCAGCTCAACCCAATTCAACCCACACGaacccactctcactcccactcacacccttaccccccccacgCTCACctcaccccacaccaacccacccccacccacaccctcaccctcacctcacgGCACCCCcacacctcaccctcaccccaacccTCTCCGCAACCCTCTCCGCAACATGCTCAACATATGCTGATCGCCTCTTGAAggccgccctcccccctccccccaacccaagGCACACTGGAACACCGCGGCACCGACACGACCCACGCtgcagaagaagaacaagaacaagaacaagaagatgaagaagacgaagaagatgaagaaaatgatgaagaagaaaaagaaaaaagaagaaaaagaaaaaaagaaaaaaaaaagaagaagaggaagaagaggaggaggaggaggaggaggaggaggaggaggaggaggaggaggaggaggaggaggaggaggaggaggaggaggagaggaggaggaggaggaggaggaggaggagaaggagaagataatgataaaatgatgaagataaagggaaaaaacaccgatgggggggggtgaggaagaccTAGAGGGCATTATCGtgaatatcatcgttattactactaatatcaatatgattatggttgatattactatttttgttatttcgatatcattatcattgttgttagatattattatcgttttcgttagcatcatcattacattattactactCCCACtcccatgatcattatcattattatcagcatcaccatcatcattaccattaaaataTTCATAAGTATTATCATGCATCagcactactatcattattattattatcatcattgcaattatcgttatcatcatcatcaccattattatcactattaccatcaccatcatcatcgtcatcgtcactatccatataatcaccatcatcatcatcatcatcatcaatttcatcatcatcaccatccctacCATCGCCCTGGTCATCGCCATCAACGCGCGACGGCAACGAAAGCCCGCTGAGGCGCTGCTGGCAACGGAGGCGACGAGGCAAGCCAGGCAGGGCAATCCCCGCCAGCCCTACTGCATCACAAGACAGCAAGCCGCATCTGGCCGTAAACAAGGCTTTCCTCCGCCCGCCATGCGCCGCGCACCGCGTGCCATGCAGTCCGCGCTCCATCACTCCAGCCTCTCTCGCCACTCttgatgttcttgtttttttctgtttccaccctcccttccttccctcccttccttccctcccttccttccctcccttctttccttccttctctctttctccttttttttttcttctttcctattgttttccttttttccttctacgTACCTTCCTTCCAACCTTTTTCCTTCCGCccccgctgtctctctctctctcattccatacgcgcgcgcgcgcacacacacacacacatacatatgtatatatgtatacatatacatgtgagtgtgtatgagagagagagagagcgagagagagagagagagagagagagagagagagagagagagagagagagagagagagagagagagagagagagagagagagagagagagagagagaaacaaacacacatagagacagagaccacacacgaaacagaaaagaaaagaaaagaaaaggaaaaagaaaaggaaaaagaaaaaagaaaaaagaaaggaaaagaagagagaaagaaaaggaaagagttaagaaaagaaaaaaaatagaaaagagaagaaaagagaagaaaagaaaaggagaaaagaaaagaaataagaaaagaaaaagaagaagaagaagaagaagaagaagaaaaaaaaaaacaggagaaactggggggggggggctgggcaaTGCGCGCAGAGCCTCTCGAGGCCCTCCGCCAGTGGTGCTGCGGACACCCAGTGAGGCCCAGGGTGGCGACGACGCCGCTTGgctgaatgcgtgcgtgcgtgcagggaggggggaggggggaggggggagggggaagggagggggaagggtggagggggaagggaaatgaaaagggaagagaagagagaagagagaagggagaagagggggtgagaaTGAGACATGGTGAAGAAAGAAGacgggggaggtggaagggagacggaggatatagagacaaggggggggggggaagacaaaagaaaaaaggagaaaaaaaggagagaaaagagggaagaaagaaaagagagaaaagacaaaaaaagagaagagagagaaaaaaaagaaaaaggatggagaaataaagacgagaaaggagaagagaggaggggcgaccgcaaggagggagagggagagaggagcctACGACCCCCTTCGCGGGAGCCGCCGAGAAGCCCCGAGGAATCCTGGAAGGCCGCCCGCACAACACCACCCCGCAGCCCGCAGCCCGCAGCCCCGCAGCCCGCACCCCCCACCCGTATCCCCaaccgcacacatgcacacaaaaaaaaacgcacacgcacaaaaatacacagaaacatcCATTCGTACATGGACACATACCGCACACACAGTCGCCAAGATAAAAAGCACGCGCTAAAAAGGTCCTCACGCATACGAGTCCAATcaatttaacaaataaataaatgtttaagtATACGATCGGACAGAGACGACGATCGCATAATGACATCAGCTGGACTTCCACTTTTCCTGTCGCCCCCTGgggctccctcccccccacccccatcatggCAACAATGTCATCCCCCTTCTCAcccggcgaccccccccccctggaagcAAAGCAAAAAGTCCTCTGTCATCCTGGCGACACACTTGTCCTCACCTGGCGACTCCCTTCAACCCACCCTGGAAGTAACATCGCTCCCTTCCCACCCTAGCAACACCCTTCCCCCCTAAAGCCACCCTGGcgacaccctttccctcctcaccctgccaccaccaccccctcctcatcctGGCGCCATCCTCCCATTGgcgccaccctccccttccctcctcaccctggcgccaccctctccttccctcctcaccttggcgccaccctccccttccctcctcatcctggcgccaccctctccttccctcctcacctctggcgccaccctccccttccctcctcaccctggcgccaccctcacccttccctcctcaccttggcgccaccctcacccttccctcctcctcaccctggcgccaccctctcctttcctcctccctctggcgccaccctcaccctcccctcctcactctggcgccacccttccccttccctcctcactctgGCGCCACCCTTACCCCTCACCTTGgtgccacccttcccctcccctcctcaccctggcgccaccctccccttccctcctcactctggcgccacccttccccttccctcctcactctggcgccaccctcaccctcccttccgcACACTGGcgccatcctccccttccctcctcactctgGCGCCACCCTTACCCCTCCTCACCTTGGCGccaccctcatccttccctcctcaccctggcgccacccttccccttccctcctcaccctggcgccacccttccccttccctcctcaccttggcgccaccctccccttccctcctcaccctggcgacacccttcccctccactcctcacTCTGGcgccacccttccccttccctcctcaccctggcgccacccttccccttccctcctcaccttggcgccacccttcccctcccatcctcaccctagcgccaccctccccttccctcctcaccctggcgccacccttccccttccctcctcaccttggcgccaccctcccctcccccctttgacgACCCCTTCCCGTCACCCCGGCAATAGCGCCGAGGCCTCGCAGTTGCTATGTCACACGGTCGCCCGGCCTTGATAGAGCGACCGTCTTTTCCCGTTACGAAAATGGGGGGAAGTTGGTCATGTCTTACAGAGCCATGGATGTTCTAGCACTatgctcacgcacgcacgcacacgcacacatgtctaCGTACATACATGAGTGCGCGGGCGTGTAGGTGTGCATGATAAAACTATCGGCATCAAACGTTGTGTTCCTGTGGTTTTCGTCAACATCGTCATTCCAGCCTTCGAAGTCGAGATAATTGTTCATCCATCATGacaagcatgcatgcatgcaatgtatgttatatatatatatatatatatatatatatatatatatatatatatatatatatatatatatatatacatatatatatacatatatatacatatatacatatatacacatatacatatatatacatatatatatatacatatatatacatatatatacatatatatacatatatatgtgtgtgtgtgtgtgtgtgtgtgtgtgtgtgtgtgtgcgtgtgcgtgtgcgtgtgcgtgtgcgtgtgcgtgtgcgtgtgcgtgtgcgtgtgcgtgtgcgtgtgcgtgtgtgtgtgtgtgtgtgtgcacgtttatatgcgtgcgcgcatgtgcatgtgtatctttttctatctgtgtctgtctgtctgtctgtctgtctgtctgtctgtgtctgtctgtctgtgtctgtgtgtgtgtgtctgtctctgtttctctccatgtatgtatgtatgtatgtatatatatatatatatatataatatatatatatatatatatatatatacatatatatatatgtatatgtatatgtatatgtatatgtatatgtatatgtgtgtatatatatatatgtgtgtgtatatatataaatatatatatatataaaatatatatatatatatatatacatatatatatatatatatatacatatatatatatatgcatgtatgtatgtatgtgtatgtgtatgtatatgtatatgtatatgcatatgcatatgtatatgcatattgtatatgtaatgtatatgtatatgtatatgtatatgtacatatatatatatatttatatatatatatatatatatatatatatatttatatatatttatatatatatatatatatatatatatatatatgtatatatatatatatatatatatatatatatatatatatatatatatatatatatatatatatatatactacaatcgCCAAAGCTGAAGTACATGCATGACCACCGTCGGTAATGATCTAAAACACAAGTTCCAAAAATAGAACGGAACGCCGCTTTTCTGCTACCGTGCCGTGGCGAGGCAGACTGCAcaggataaatataaaattacagtaattcaATGCATCAGTCAAGAATCGCAGTGGATACATGTGTGAGCTTAATGATTTACAGCGACTGCCGGTTTACGCGCATCAATTTACAATGCGTTTGTTTGCATGCATTTGTGCTTGTTTGGGCTTTGACTGTGGCCGAAAATACCGTTTCATATTGCATCATTTCCACAAACCAGtttaaacagtttaaaaaaatcgCATGCAACCATGTGCCGAAGATAAGGAGGTACTAATAAcggagataaggaagaaaaaagaaaaaaaaaaaattttttttttttttttttttttcccccccccNNNNNNNNNNNNNNNNNNNNNNNNNNNNNNNNNNNNNNNNNNNNNNNNNNNNNNNNNNNNNNNNNNNNNNNNNNNNNNNNNNNNNNNNNNNNNNNNNNNNGAGTCGTGTGTGTTGCGACGcggagactgtgtgtgtgtgtgtgtgtgcggtggtgtgtgtggtgtgtgtggtgtgcctggtgtgtgtgtgtgcgtgtgtgtgtgatgagtgagtgcGTGGTGAGCGCTGTGAgttcgtgagtgcgtgcgtgtgacgtgcgttgtgcgtgtgtgtgcgtgcgtgcgtgcgtgcgtgcgtcggtctgtctgtctgcctttctccctctcccccaccctctcctctgcctctccatcATGATTCATTTCAATATCAAATACCCATACCACCACCCCCGCCCCGCATCATCTGTTTGACATAATTGCATCGTCCCCAAGATATCAAATTATCTGTGCGTCTAATTTTGCCCAAGAAAATGAAGTCTTTCCTCCGTCCGACTGGCGTGACGTCATCAAGGCTTATCGGATCAAATTGATTGGTTGCAGGAAAGCCAGCAATTAACACCCGAGTATAAGTCTGCAAACCTGGAAATCTGGGCATGGCCATCGACCCTCTCATCTGTAGGAAAAATATCCAGATTATAACGCTTTTCATTTCCTTcgcaaaataataactatattaggaatatatatataaagttatcgaACCTGTTGAACTTCATCGGACACTTACATAAAGTGAAagaacacacgaaaaacacaaataaataaaaacaaacataaaaataaacggACAAAAACAAACATCCAATAAAcaggacaaaacaaaaaactaaaaggacaaaaaacaaacaataaacaaaggacaaaaaacaacaaataaacaaaggacaagaacaaaccaaaataacaaaagacaaacgcaaacacccaaaaacaggccaaaacacaaaacaccaaagaaGCAGGCCAAAAGCAAGCACtcagaaataaaggggaaaaatcctcgaGACGCTTCGAGCGGGGAGAGGGCGGCGCGGGAGGGTTGTGTTgattgtgttgtgggtggttgctgttgttgtgtgttgtgttgttgttgtttgttgttgctgtttgttgttgttgagttCTAGCCTTGCGTTCCTCATATATCCGGTTCTCTTATATTACATTTTCACCTATTCCTCAGATCTCTCTAGTACTCCTCTTCTTACATCATCAAGCAGACACTCGTCCTATCTTTAATTgacatttcattatttcttcaatttcttcATTTTATGACCTTTCCTCGTCATCGCGACTAGACCGCTGTTTCTGCTGTGGTTTCGACAAATTGTTTAATATtctgtttatccatttttttttcacaagaagCCACGCCGATTTGGACCTGGCACTGGTCatggcggtggggaggggggtaagctTGCGTTCATGATTcaaagagggagagttagaggagTTTATCTGTAAttgggcggcgggggggggggtgggcggggggatgtgtgtgcatgtgtaagtgtgtgttgtgttgtcttgtggtgtgagagagcgaggatggggggagggagggagagcgagagagtggagagaggagtgagagaggagagaagagagagagagtagagaaaagaaagagacgagagagaggagggaagcgagcagagagaagaggagagatgagagagagagagagagagaagcaatgagagaggaagagagagaagcaatgagagagagagagagagagggaaagagaaagagagttgaaTAACGAGTGAGATGGACTGCCGTGGCGTGAGTGCGATCGGGCGGAGCAGACTCGGAGTATGAGGTGGTGAGCACGATGCCCACGCAAACAGGCAACGGAATCCCTCGTTTAACAACTGAAACCGGCCAGCCAATTGGGTGGCGAGGTAGGGGGTGGGCGGggtcgtgggcgtgggcgtggtagGGTGGCGTTACGTCATCCCTCATCTTATGCAGAGGCAGTTTTATATTTAGTTATTCCAGGATTCTAGTATTGGATTTCTCTGGACTGGGTTTATACTCGACCTCCGTATTCTCTGTCCGCACGTTTCGATTTTTCTcgggtgtatgtggggttttattCGGCTCCGTTTTCGATGGGtactgtgtttggtttgtgtcttGGTGTAAGTATGGGTTCTATAGTAGATGTAGTTTTTCatgcgtttttcatttttttcttttcgggttATGTGGGTTTCTAACTCCAGTTCCGTTTTCTATGTTTCTTTATTTCCTGGCCGTACGTCGGTTTCTACACGACTTCGTTTCGATATCACGCGTCTATCATCTTCTATTCCAGGGTATGTTGGTTTCGAAATCGAGATCAGGTTCATATCCCTgcgtttctttttgttcttccttttccttgcaTATGTGGGTTTCTAAACTCGTCTTTTCTATCCATGCGTTTTCCATTTCTAGTCTCCTCCTGGTGGCGGGGTTTCAGCGACGACATCCAGGTCCATATCAATGCTCCGGAGTTAGGCCGGAGGGCGCTGCTACCTGAGCGCAGGGCACTCCGCGAGTCAGACCACGGTCACTCCGGCGATGGTCAGAGCCGAGGTCAGAGCAAGGTCGAGCCGAGGTCAGAAGCCAAGTCTGAAGCTGAGGTCAGAGCCAAGGTCAGTAGACGGTCAGGCCGAGGTCAGAAGCCAAGGTCAGAGCCCTCCCGAGGTTCAGAGCCAAGGTCAGCGCGCAATGTCGCTCTCTGCGTCTACCTACCTGCATAGCATCGTATAATGATATTCGAGAAATATGAACACAGATAATACTGCAAAAAAATCTACGAGCGCATGAAAGGTCCTACACGCTAATAGATACATTGGAATATAGGGAAGGCCGCGGGTGAACGGAGCACGCATGCATGTACAAAACCACACGTGCATGCAatacgcatatgcacacgcatacacatacgcacaaccacgatgacaaacaaaaacaagataagTAGCAAACAAGAAGAAAGCAACAACCAAAACAtttcaaacaaaataacaaacaaacaaagccacCACACCCACCCGGCAGCGCCAGCAGCGCCTCGCGCGAATCGAGCAGGGGCCGAGTGCATTCCGTCCGACAGCCGGTGATGAccgaaacaaggggggggggggggggtggttagcAACAGTCTATTTAGTACATCAAGCGGAGTgccacaggggagggggggagggggagggggcgttcaATCCACCACACAAGTGCAAGGTCAGCGACTTTTTTAGCAGTCTTCTGTAGGTGTGAACATTTATTATCAaacgatattaaattattaatgtgatgatatatattaattcagatcattcattattatgaggaggattattatgtttatattatgattattaatttattatcatatgccacattaatcagtatcattatatctACTTAAGTATATCCcgtcttctttttatattttatctcttcGTCGGCCTTCTTCTAGGCGCTGTgtgtttactttgttttgttttgtttcatgttttgcCTGCCTGCTGCCCGCTCTAACCTGCCTGATATGCCTCAAGCATACCCGCCCCTGCCTGCCTGCTCCTGCCGCCTGTCTCCCCCCTGCGTGCCTGCCTCCAtgcccctgcctgcctgcccatgCGCCGCCTGGTTCTCCTTCCCTGCCGCGCCAGCCGCTGCCCTGTTCATCCCTGCCTGACTGTCTGCTCTGCATGCCTCCAGCCCTGTCTAGCGGCCTcaatgcctgcctgcctgccgtcTCATCCCGCCTGCCTGCCTCCATGCCTGCCTCTGTCTCCagccctgtctgcctgcctccatGCTGCCTGCCGCCTGTCTCCAGCCCTGTCTGCTGCCTGTCTCACAGCCTCGGCTGCCTCATGCCGCCGCTGGCGCCATCCATCCCTGTCTGCCGACCCATGCTGCCTGCCTGCCGCCTCCATCCCTTCCTGCCTGCCCCATGCGGGCCTGTTTGTTGTCTCAAATcccgtctgcctgtctgcctgcctgcgtgCCGCCTGTCTCCACCCCTGCGTGCCTGACCTCCATGCCTGTCCCACCCCTGCGTGCCGGCCTCCAATGCATTCTCCATCTCTGCCGCCGCCTCCATGGCCTGCCTGTTGCCTGTATCATCCCTGCCGCCTGTTGCTGCCTGGCGTTTGCCTGCCTGTCGCACACCTGCGTGCCTGCCTCCATGCCGTCTCCTCCCTGCGTGCTGCCAGCTTTCGTCTCCATCTCTGCCGCCTGCCTCCATGCGACGTTTAGCCTGTCTCCATCCCTGCCTGCCGGTCTTGCCTGCCTGCGTGCCTGCCAGTTCCACCCCTGCGGTGCCTGCCTCCATGGCCTTGTCTCCAACCCCCTGCGTGCCTCCGGCTTTTACTTCTCCatctctgcctgcctgccgccAGTGCATGTTTGCCTGTCTCAAGCCCTGcggcctgtctgcctgcctgcgtgCCCGGCCTGTCTCCACCCCTGGTGCTGCCTACACGACTGCTCTCCAACCCCTCGCGTGCCTGCAATGCTTTTCCCTGTAGCCATCTATGCTTGCCAAGTCTCCATGGCCTGCTGTTTGCCTGTCTCcatcctgcctgcctgtctccacCCTGCGTGCCGCCCGTCTCAAACCCGCGGCTGCCCTCAATGCCGTCTCCACACCTGCGTGCTGCCTGCCTTCCTGTCTCCATCTCGCCTGCCGCCTCACTGCCTGCCGTTGCCTGGTCTCCATCCCgccttgcctgtctgcctgccaggTGCCTGCCTGCTCCCCCTGCGTGCTGCTCATGCCTGTCTCCACCGGCGTGCCTGACTGCTTCCGTCTCCATCTCTGCTGCCCCTGCCTCCTGCCGCCTTTTCCTGTCTCATCCTGCCGCCTGTGCCTGCCTGCGTGCCGCTGTCTCCAACCCTGCGGCATGCCTCCTGCCCTGTTCTCCCCTGCGTGTCCTAGCCTCCCATGCCTGTCTCCACCCATGCGTGCCTGCTCCACCTGTCTCCATCCCCTGCTGACTGCCTGCAGGCCTGCCGCTTGCCTGTCTCcatcctgcctgcctgtctgactGCCTGCGTGCATGCTGTTCTCACCCCTGCCGTGCTGTCCTTCCAGCCGTCTCAACCCCCCGCGGCCTGCctgctccttctccatctctgccTGCCGTCTCCACCCTGCGTGCCTGCCTCCATGCCTGTCTCCACCCTGCGTGCCTGCATCCATGCCTGTCTTCCATCCCTGCCGACCTGCCTCCATCCTACATGTTTGCTGTCTCCATCCCTGCCTGCCGTCTGCTGCACGTGCCTGCCTGTCTCACCCCTGCATTCCGCACCAGCCGGTCTCCAACCCTGCGTGCTGCtgcttccttctccatctctgcaTGCCTGTTCTACACCCTGCGTGCCTGCCTCCATGCCTGTCTCCACCCCGCGTGCCTGCTGCTTTTTCTCATCTCGCGCCTGGCCGTCTCCACCCCTAGCGCTCGCCCTAGCCTGCGGCCCGGTTCATCAGCCTGCTGTCTGCCTGCTGCCTCCATGCTGCCGTTGCATGTCGCCATCCCGCGAGCCTTTCTGCCTGCCTCTATACTACCTgtctccatgtatatatatataaatatatatatatatatatatatatatatatatatatatatatatatatatatatatactacatttacaGAGCCTCTTATCCCATTCGAccaaaaaagaagatagagagttaTCTAAAAAAAGAAACGCTCACCTCCGCTCGCGCCAGGTTCCCGGCCAGCTCGCTTCGAGAAAGAGCGCATGAAACCTCGCTATCAGAACGACAAACGTCATTCCCAGCTGACGTTCCCAAGTGTTCTTTCGAGGCCTTTCATCGCAGGGGAAGGCCCAGGGTTACCCACACGACCCAATGCGGCCCCCGCGTCATTGACAAACACGGTAAAGGCTGGACGGGATGTCGAAATTTCAGGCAAACGGAAACGCATCTAACCTAAAATCGGGACGATGCGGACagtgctatatacatatatacataaatatacatacatactttacatacatacatactttgtgtggggtgtggggcgttgtgtgtgtgtgtgtgttgtgtgtgttgtgtgtgtgtgtgtgtgtgtgtttgttgtgtgttttgtgtgtgtgtgttgtgtgtgtgtgtgtgtaactatatgcacatacgtatatgcatatgtacgtgcTCGTGTATTCAtgatcccttcccctttttccctcctcctcctcctcctcctcctcctctcctcctttccgcctccgcctccgcctccgcctccgcctccgcctccgcctccgcctccgcctccgccgcctcctcctccccctcccccctcctccctccctcctcctcccctcctcctcctcctcctcctccctcctcctccccctcctcctcctccccccccccccgcaccgccAAATTTTCGCGCCCCAGGGAAGTCCCACCGCAGGAGTGGGCATCCGCGGCGAGGGCCTCTATATATCAGCCGAAAGCGGTGCCGATTCCCGAGAGGTTGCACTCGCGGGGCACGGGCGCACGGCAGCTTCTTGTGCCAATGGAACTCTCGAGTCTATCGTGGCATCTGGGCCCCAAGTCACTCCGATGAATCATCATGGGGGTTTGACCTCGGGACCCTTGTGCAGATAGGCGCTGAGAAGGGAACAGTGCCATCTCTTGAATCAAAAATTTGTGAAACTGTTTGAGAATTTTGCTGACATCTTAAAGACATCATTTTGTAGTttgttaaatgaaaaataatg
Proteins encoded in this window:
- the LOC119578603 gene encoding uncharacterized protein LOC119578603 codes for the protein MHWRQAGRDGEVKAGGTQGVGDKAMEAGTAGVELAGTQAGKTGRQGWRQAKRRMEAGGRDGDESWQHAGRRRHGGRHAGVRQAGKRQAATGGRDDTGNRQAMEAAAEMENALEAGTQGWDRHGGQARRGGDRRHAGRQTGRRDLRQQTGPHGAGRKGWRRQAGSMGRQTGMDGASGGMRQPRL